From a single Paludibacter jiangxiensis genomic region:
- a CDS encoding manganese efflux pump MntP, which produces MNFITILAIAIGLCMDTVSVSIAAGCNKHHFKPRVILRYALILALFQAGMPIIGWFLGERVAHLISEFDHWIAFALLALVGGKMAYDGICGHPEKMKLKISSYKVVVTLAIATSIDAFAVGFTISTLGQSIWYPTTIIGICTFLFALAGIWLGRKMGHKFQKSAEIIGGFLLIAIGAKIVIEHLCS; this is translated from the coding sequence GTGAATTTTATAACCATTCTTGCCATTGCCATTGGTTTGTGTATGGATACGGTTTCCGTTTCTATTGCTGCCGGCTGCAACAAACATCATTTCAAGCCGAGAGTAATACTTCGCTATGCGTTGATACTTGCTCTTTTTCAGGCCGGAATGCCAATCATTGGCTGGTTTTTGGGCGAACGTGTAGCTCATCTTATTTCCGAGTTTGATCACTGGATAGCTTTTGCCCTTTTGGCACTTGTGGGCGGCAAAATGGCTTACGATGGTATTTGCGGACATCCGGAAAAGATGAAACTCAAAATATCTTCATATAAAGTCGTCGTAACGTTGGCTATTGCTACCAGTATCGATGCTTTTGCTGTCGGATTTACCATTTCGACCTTAGGCCAAAGTATTTGGTATCCAACAACTATTATTGGTATTTGTACCTTTTTATTCGCTCTTGCCGGTATTTGGCTTGGCAGAAAAATGGGTCATAAATTTCAAAAATCGGCCGAAATCATCGGAGGTTTTTTGTTGATTGCTATTGGAGCCAAAATTGTTATTGAACATCTTTGTTCGTAA
- a CDS encoding class I SAM-dependent methyltransferase — translation MTKQLIEDIENDCIHRLLHLDFKSLGINEYNLQYIEEILPQIHYHFRIYKRCINLLTTTRHKYTIVDFGGGHGFLSCFLKILGFNVIYCDNNPLAISTVKKIGSALQIVPDVIIEGSERELTAYCKAQNIVPDYLISVDVIEHIYDLSVFFSVLHDINPKMEMCFTTRANPCNFRYKKRLFKMMDEIERNFFLPMREEHISKQYPELNEEESMMLSVLSRGKTYDDITKIVNEYLSNGHLPQEPTSHNTCDPNSGSWIERILPLNTYKAIISNSGFDVSFSNGFYAINQQGYVKKALLYAMNRGLQHGGKPARIFAPFIILKIKSKRAL, via the coding sequence ATGACCAAACAATTGATTGAAGATATTGAAAACGATTGTATTCACCGACTTTTGCATCTAGACTTCAAAAGCCTTGGCATCAACGAATACAACCTGCAATATATCGAGGAGATACTACCACAAATACATTATCATTTCCGCATTTACAAACGCTGCATCAATCTATTAACAACAACCCGACACAAATATACAATCGTTGATTTTGGAGGAGGACACGGATTCCTGAGTTGCTTTCTGAAAATATTGGGATTTAACGTTATTTACTGCGACAACAATCCACTTGCAATATCCACAGTCAAAAAAATCGGATCAGCATTACAAATCGTTCCTGACGTTATAATTGAAGGTTCAGAGAGAGAGCTTACTGCATATTGCAAGGCCCAAAACATAGTGCCTGATTATTTGATTTCAGTCGATGTCATCGAGCATATTTATGATCTCAGCGTTTTCTTTTCCGTATTACACGACATCAATCCGAAGATGGAAATGTGCTTTACAACCAGAGCAAATCCCTGCAATTTTCGTTATAAGAAACGTCTATTCAAGATGATGGATGAAATCGAAAGGAATTTCTTTCTACCGATGAGAGAAGAGCATATTAGCAAGCAATATCCGGAACTCAACGAAGAGGAGAGCATGATGCTTTCCGTTTTATCGCGCGGTAAAACCTATGATGACATTACAAAAATCGTAAACGAATATCTATCAAACGGGCATTTACCTCAAGAACCGACTTCGCATAATACCTGCGACCCCAATTCAGGCAGCTGGATAGAGAGGATTTTACCTTTAAATACATACAAAGCAATCATTAGCAACTCCGGTTTCGATGTCAGCTTCAGCAATGGCTTTTATGCCATCAACCAACAAGGATACGTCAAAAAAGCGCTATTGTATGCTATGAATCGTGGACTTCAACATGGAGGAAAGCCAGCAAGGATATTTGCTCCCTTTATCATCTTAAAAATAAAAAGCAAAAGAGCATTATAA
- a CDS encoding TldD/PmbA family protein encodes MITKEQKELARWAMQYALKKGCQQCRVGIYSGSETSFEVRDTQLDKLQQATENQMVIYLFVDGRYGSISTNRMERRELEKFISDGITSVRFLAEDPARKLPDPSLYFSGSETSLALYDQNFGSISADEKLKLAKAAAAEIYGQDSRLISVSSGYGDNESFAYIVASNGFEGESSTSSFGVSVSASVKADGDARPESYWYDETLTWADLQKQGVGKKALERALRKIGQKKIQSGKFQMLVENTAVRTIISPIISAINGSSIQQKNSFLLDKIGQKVVSEKMTLIDNPLIPKALGAKCFDREGIATKKRNVFENGVLKTYYIDSYIANKLNVAPTTGSPSLLYFDNGSYSQQELISKMTKGIFVTGFNGGNCNSSTGNFSYGIEGFLVENGELKQPVSEMNITGNMLSMWSNLAEIGNDALKSSSWQLPSLLFDAVDFSGL; translated from the coding sequence ATGATAACGAAAGAACAAAAAGAACTGGCACGTTGGGCTATGCAATACGCATTAAAAAAAGGATGCCAACAGTGCCGTGTCGGCATATATTCAGGTTCGGAAACCTCCTTCGAAGTTCGCGACACTCAACTGGACAAACTACAACAGGCCACTGAGAATCAAATGGTGATATACCTGTTTGTTGACGGCCGTTATGGTTCGATATCCACCAACAGGATGGAACGTCGGGAGCTCGAAAAATTCATCTCCGACGGCATTACATCGGTAAGATTTCTTGCGGAAGATCCGGCACGTAAACTCCCCGACCCTTCTCTCTATTTCTCAGGAAGCGAAACTTCTCTGGCCTTGTACGATCAGAATTTCGGATCAATTTCTGCTGACGAGAAACTCAAACTAGCAAAAGCTGCGGCTGCTGAAATTTACGGTCAGGATTCGCGCCTCATCTCCGTATCATCAGGCTATGGAGACAACGAAAGCTTTGCCTACATTGTAGCAAGCAATGGTTTTGAAGGAGAAAGTTCTACTTCATCTTTCGGCGTTTCTGTAAGCGCCTCCGTAAAAGCCGATGGTGACGCCCGTCCCGAATCGTATTGGTACGACGAGACACTGACATGGGCAGATTTGCAAAAACAAGGTGTCGGCAAAAAAGCACTTGAACGTGCTCTTCGAAAAATAGGACAGAAAAAGATACAGTCGGGAAAATTCCAGATGTTGGTCGAAAACACGGCTGTCAGAACCATTATCTCCCCAATTATTTCGGCTATTAACGGCTCTTCCATTCAACAAAAAAACTCCTTTTTACTCGATAAAATCGGACAAAAAGTGGTGTCCGAAAAAATGACGCTAATTGACAATCCGTTGATACCCAAAGCACTTGGTGCAAAATGTTTCGATCGGGAAGGTATAGCCACAAAAAAACGCAATGTATTTGAGAATGGCGTTTTGAAGACCTATTATATCGATTCTTACATTGCCAACAAACTGAATGTGGCACCGACAACGGGTTCGCCTTCTCTCCTGTACTTCGACAATGGAAGTTACAGCCAGCAGGAATTAATTAGCAAAATGACCAAGGGTATTTTTGTTACCGGATTTAACGGAGGCAATTGCAACAGCTCAACCGGTAATTTTTCGTACGGTATTGAAGGGTTCCTCGTTGAAAACGGAGAACTGAAACAACCCGTTTCTGAAATGAACATCACGGGCAATATGCTTAGCATGTGGAGTAACCTTGCCGAAATTGGCAACGACGCCTTGAAATCTTCTTCATGGCAATTACCGTCGCTGTTGTTCGATGCTGTCGACTTTAGCGGATTGTAA
- the mazG gene encoding nucleoside triphosphate pyrophosphohydrolase has protein sequence MKTNIDKALVSFRHLLEIMDELREKCPWDKEQTFESLRTLTIEETYELADAIAKESLVSIKKELGDILLHIVFYAKIGSETGDFTIDQVIDALSEKLIYRHPHIFADNTANTPQEVKDQWEKLKLKEKGGNKTVLSGVPSALPAMIKAHRMQDKARGVGFDWEQKEQVWNKVAEELEELKVEVSKGDAENTEAEFGDFLFSIINAARLYNINPENALEKTNAKFMRRFNYLEEQTIKKGIELKRLSLDEMNQIWDEAKAKGL, from the coding sequence ATGAAGACAAATATAGATAAAGCGCTTGTATCGTTCCGCCATCTGTTAGAGATAATGGATGAACTGCGCGAAAAATGCCCCTGGGATAAAGAACAAACGTTTGAGAGCCTGCGTACGCTCACTATTGAGGAAACGTATGAACTGGCCGATGCAATAGCGAAAGAGAGCCTTGTGTCGATTAAAAAGGAGCTGGGTGACATTCTCCTTCATATTGTGTTTTACGCTAAAATTGGAAGCGAAACAGGTGATTTTACGATCGATCAGGTGATTGATGCTTTGTCGGAAAAACTGATTTATCGTCACCCGCATATTTTTGCGGATAACACGGCAAATACGCCGCAGGAGGTAAAAGATCAGTGGGAAAAGTTAAAGCTGAAAGAAAAAGGGGGCAACAAAACTGTCTTGAGTGGCGTGCCTTCTGCTTTGCCGGCTATGATTAAAGCTCATCGTATGCAGGATAAGGCTCGTGGGGTTGGTTTTGACTGGGAACAAAAGGAACAGGTGTGGAACAAGGTAGCCGAAGAACTGGAAGAGCTTAAAGTGGAGGTGTCTAAGGGTGACGCTGAAAACACAGAAGCTGAATTCGGTGATTTTTTGTTCAGTATTATCAACGCGGCTCGGCTTTACAACATAAATCCCGAAAATGCGCTTGAAAAAACTAATGCGAAATTTATGCGACGGTTTAATTACCTCGAAGAGCAAACGATTAAGAAGGGTATTGAGCTAAAGCGTTTAAGTCTCGATGAAATGAATCAAATCTGGGATGAAGCAAAAGCGAAAGGGTTATAA
- a CDS encoding DUF4271 domain-containing protein, which translates to MADTNIHTNNNDTSLVKITPIDTLWGKHGTNIYLRTQTTPSKILKVSGFEGKVAPQGLFSYDTSSGLLLFITLIYSYLLFRSRAVLRGSFNSIFKKQRERSSIFEPEITAPELRFRMLIRALGVIGLSVYAYSFIAGLVPGANNLMALILLIGISVGIMLLLWIKYILFSFLSFIFFDKRQTAPFVKAYFTTIFGLGVFLLPMVAFQTLVALSFIPWLQIMSIIACIIATLLILYKIIQIFWLDYYSIFYIILYLCTLEILPILVAIRAIQLFNISL; encoded by the coding sequence GTGGCAGACACTAACATACATACAAACAACAACGACACTTCTTTGGTCAAAATAACCCCCATTGATACACTTTGGGGTAAACATGGCACCAACATATACCTGAGAACGCAAACCACTCCAAGTAAAATTCTGAAAGTTTCGGGTTTTGAAGGGAAAGTTGCCCCTCAGGGACTTTTCTCTTACGACACTTCGAGTGGATTGCTGCTTTTCATCACTTTGATTTATTCCTATTTATTATTTCGTTCCAGAGCAGTATTAAGAGGAAGCTTTAATTCAATTTTCAAGAAACAACGGGAACGGTCCAGCATATTCGAACCTGAAATTACAGCTCCCGAACTACGGTTCAGAATGTTAATCAGGGCTTTGGGAGTAATTGGCCTTTCGGTTTACGCATATAGTTTCATTGCCGGCCTGGTCCCTGGTGCCAATAATCTGATGGCCTTAATACTGTTAATCGGTATTAGTGTTGGAATTATGTTGTTACTTTGGATCAAATACATCCTCTTTTCATTCTTATCTTTCATTTTTTTTGACAAAAGACAAACCGCACCTTTTGTAAAAGCTTATTTCACTACCATCTTCGGGCTTGGTGTATTCCTGCTACCCATGGTTGCTTTTCAAACATTAGTAGCACTAAGCTTTATTCCCTGGCTACAAATTATGAGTATAATAGCATGTATCATAGCCACTTTATTAATCCTTTATAAGATTATACAAATTTTTTGGCTTGACTATTATTCAATCTTCTATATAATTTTGTATCTTTGCACTCTCGAAATACTGCCAATTTTGGTAGCTATTCGGGCAATACAATTATTTAATATTAGCCTGTAA
- a CDS encoding metallopeptidase TldD-related protein, producing the protein MSCSRREFLKTGGMLAGAALIPGAAILESFSPKALTLQWVLDHFKVTESDLRKIMAIALENGGDYADIFFEHTLDNMLVLRDGKVNSTSSNIDFGVGIRVIKGDQTGYAYTENVTLLDMIKAARTAAKIANGMAGVKASVIKEYTLKKNYYSVISSWEETGVKLKKPFLEKINDRIFSLDKRVSRVIVSQTDTTSYILFFNSDGVMMHDYRPMGTLGATCIMEQNGQIENGRSARSFRMGAEFLTDDLVETISQETVKQTALMFEAIKPKGGEMPVVMGAGGSGILLHEAIGHAFEADFNRKNTSIFSDKLGKKVCDSSISVLDDGTIPFNRGAVNMDDEGVLGQKTYIIKDGILNSYLHDRISAKHYGVAPTGNGRRQSFRFTPIPRMRATYMENGSAHEEDLIASVKNGIYVDNFTNGQVQIGAGDFTFFVKSGRLIENGKLSHPIKDINIIGNGPKALADITMVANNYKMDNGTWTCGKDGQSCPVTCGMPSVLVSKLTVGGD; encoded by the coding sequence ATGAGCTGTAGTAGAAGAGAATTTTTAAAGACCGGAGGAATGTTGGCTGGTGCAGCCCTGATTCCGGGTGCAGCCATTCTGGAATCGTTTTCTCCAAAAGCACTTACGCTACAATGGGTGCTTGATCATTTTAAAGTAACCGAAAGCGACTTGCGGAAAATAATGGCAATTGCTTTGGAAAATGGCGGTGATTATGCTGACATTTTCTTTGAACACACCCTCGACAACATGCTTGTACTACGCGATGGTAAAGTAAATTCAACCTCTTCCAACATCGACTTTGGAGTTGGAATCCGTGTGATAAAAGGAGATCAAACCGGATATGCTTATACCGAAAACGTAACGTTACTCGACATGATTAAAGCTGCACGAACTGCTGCTAAAATTGCCAACGGAATGGCTGGTGTCAAGGCGAGTGTTATTAAGGAATACACGTTGAAAAAGAATTATTATAGCGTTATTTCATCGTGGGAAGAGACCGGAGTAAAACTCAAAAAACCATTCCTGGAAAAAATCAACGATCGTATTTTCAGTCTTGACAAAAGAGTATCGAGAGTTATTGTTTCGCAAACCGACACCACTTCTTATATATTATTTTTCAATTCCGATGGCGTGATGATGCACGACTATCGCCCGATGGGAACATTAGGCGCGACTTGCATTATGGAACAAAACGGACAAATTGAGAATGGACGTTCTGCCCGTTCTTTCAGAATGGGTGCGGAATTTCTTACCGACGATCTTGTTGAAACCATCTCGCAGGAGACTGTAAAACAGACCGCCCTGATGTTTGAAGCTATAAAACCCAAAGGTGGCGAAATGCCGGTAGTAATGGGAGCCGGTGGATCTGGAATTTTATTGCATGAAGCTATCGGACATGCTTTTGAGGCTGATTTTAACCGCAAAAACACTTCCATTTTCTCCGACAAACTGGGAAAGAAAGTATGCGACTCTTCTATTTCTGTACTGGACGACGGAACTATTCCGTTCAACCGCGGTGCTGTAAACATGGACGATGAAGGTGTACTGGGTCAGAAAACATATATTATCAAAGACGGGATTCTAAATAGCTACCTCCACGACCGGATAAGCGCAAAACACTATGGTGTGGCTCCGACCGGCAATGGACGCCGCCAATCGTTTCGCTTCACCCCTATACCCCGTATGCGTGCAACATACATGGAAAATGGTTCTGCCCATGAAGAAGATCTGATAGCATCCGTAAAAAACGGGATTTATGTCGACAATTTCACGAACGGACAGGTTCAGATTGGAGCCGGCGACTTTACTTTCTTTGTGAAGTCGGGACGTTTGATTGAAAACGGGAAGCTATCGCACCCGATAAAAGATATTAATATTATCGGCAATGGACCCAAAGCGCTGGCTGACATCACAATGGTAGCCAACAATTACAAAATGGACAACGGCACATGGACCTGTGGCAAAGACGGACAAAGCTGTCCTGTCACCTGTGGAATGCCATCCGTATTAGTTTCCAAATTAACGGTTGGAGGAGATTAA
- a CDS encoding uroporphyrinogen-III synthase — protein MKIKKILVSQPRPTSEKSPYFDIVEKYGVKIDFRPFIKVEPVPAKEFRQQKVSILEHSAVMFTAKTGIDNFFRICEEMRITMPETMKYFCISESVALYLQKYIQYRKRKVFFGATGKLPDLFTVISKHQSENFLVVLSDVHNEEILHLLDKSQVKHDVGIMYRTVSNDFTPEEEFNYDMLIFFSPQGIASLLKNFPEFEQGEIQIGCFGTTTASAVRDAGLRLDLEVPRPDAPSMTTALDLFIKENHKNAKK, from the coding sequence TTGAAGATTAAAAAAATTCTGGTTTCACAACCACGGCCGACATCAGAAAAATCACCCTATTTCGATATTGTTGAAAAATATGGAGTGAAAATAGATTTCCGTCCCTTTATCAAGGTTGAACCGGTTCCTGCGAAAGAATTTCGTCAGCAAAAGGTATCAATTCTTGAACATTCAGCAGTTATGTTTACTGCCAAAACTGGGATTGATAATTTCTTCCGCATTTGCGAAGAAATGAGAATAACTATGCCCGAAACGATGAAATACTTTTGTATTTCAGAGTCTGTAGCTCTGTATTTACAAAAATACATTCAGTATCGTAAGCGCAAGGTGTTCTTTGGTGCAACAGGAAAATTACCTGATTTATTCACTGTTATATCAAAACATCAGAGTGAAAATTTCCTTGTTGTTTTATCCGACGTTCATAATGAAGAAATCCTGCATTTACTTGACAAATCTCAGGTAAAACATGATGTTGGAATTATGTACCGAACTGTAAGCAATGACTTTACGCCGGAAGAAGAGTTCAACTACGACATGTTGATTTTCTTTAGCCCGCAGGGTATTGCCTCTTTACTAAAGAATTTTCCCGAATTTGAACAGGGAGAGATTCAGATCGGATGTTTTGGAACAACAACCGCAAGCGCCGTACGCGATGCCGGTTTACGACTGGATTTAGAAGTCCCCAGACCTGATGCGCCATCAATGACTACCGCACTGGATCTTTTCATTAAAGAGAATCATAAAAACGCCAAGAAATAA
- a CDS encoding S-adenosylmethionine:tRNA ribosyltransferase-isomerase — MTRRPQQIDIDEYNYLLPDERIAKFPLAERDASKLLIYNKGNISESRFRNLVDYLPEKTLLVRNNTRVVQARVLFFKETGARIEVFCLEPHSPSDYAVAFQQREQCEWTCMIGNLKKWKEGALTRRFEVDGTSVTLTAERIDSSGLSHTVKFSWDSPSLTFADILEDVGELPIPPYLNRETEESDKETYQTVYAKIEGSVAAPTAGLHFTDAVLEDLEKHAIRSTEVTLHVGAGTFQPVKSKSIGDHTMHSEMISVTKDTLEELLRNLGSIVAVGTTSVRTLESLYFLGRQLILSPDTFQFQVKQWEPYNSTALYPSTEEALSALIDYMNAHKLQKLNAATQIIIAPGYKFRLISGMITNFHQPKSTLLLLISAFVGADWKKIYNYAFDNEFRFLSYGDSSLLLP; from the coding sequence ATGACCAGACGTCCACAGCAAATTGATATTGATGAGTATAACTATCTGCTACCAGACGAACGAATAGCAAAATTCCCTTTAGCAGAAAGAGACGCATCAAAATTATTGATATACAATAAAGGCAATATATCAGAATCACGGTTTAGAAACCTCGTTGATTATTTGCCTGAAAAAACACTTTTAGTGCGGAATAACACGCGGGTTGTACAAGCCCGTGTGTTGTTTTTTAAAGAGACCGGAGCCCGGATAGAGGTGTTTTGCCTCGAGCCTCATTCGCCTTCCGATTACGCGGTAGCCTTTCAGCAAAGGGAACAATGCGAATGGACGTGTATGATAGGCAACCTGAAAAAATGGAAAGAAGGTGCTCTGACCCGCCGGTTTGAAGTTGATGGAACCTCTGTGACATTAACAGCAGAACGCATCGACTCGAGCGGTTTGTCACATACCGTAAAGTTTTCGTGGGATTCACCGTCTCTTACATTTGCCGATATTCTTGAAGATGTTGGCGAGTTACCTATCCCTCCATATCTCAATAGAGAAACAGAAGAATCAGATAAAGAAACATATCAAACAGTATATGCCAAGATAGAAGGATCGGTAGCGGCACCCACAGCAGGACTCCATTTTACGGACGCTGTTTTGGAAGACCTCGAAAAACATGCGATTCGCTCCACCGAAGTAACCCTCCATGTAGGCGCCGGCACATTCCAGCCTGTCAAATCAAAATCGATTGGCGACCACACCATGCATTCTGAGATGATTTCGGTAACGAAAGACACTCTTGAGGAGCTTCTTCGCAATCTGGGATCTATTGTCGCCGTTGGCACCACTTCTGTCCGTACACTCGAAAGCCTTTACTTCCTGGGAAGACAACTGATTTTGTCGCCTGACACTTTTCAATTTCAGGTAAAACAATGGGAACCCTATAACAGTACCGCATTGTACCCATCGACAGAAGAAGCTTTATCTGCTCTGATTGATTACATGAATGCGCACAAGCTCCAAAAGTTGAATGCTGCTACACAGATCATCATAGCCCCGGGGTATAAATTCCGTTTGATAAGTGGAATGATTACCAATTTCCATCAACCCAAAAGTACGTTACTTCTTTTAATCTCAGCTTTCGTAGGGGCAGACTGGAAGAAAATCTACAACTATGCATTTGACAACGAATTCCGTTTCCTGAGTTATGGTGACAGTTCGTTGCTTTTGCCTTAA
- a CDS encoding sigma-54-dependent transcriptional regulator has translation MQPSELQSVKQRFGMIGNSPLLNRAIDIAVQVSATDLSVLITGESGVGKETFPQIIHQFSHRKHGPYIAVNCGAIPEGTIDSELFGHEKGSFTGALGERKGYFEVADGGTIFLDEVGELPHSTQVRLLRVLEAGEFIKVGSSKVQKTNVRVVAATNLNMIEATRQGKFREDLYYRLNTVPIFIPPLRERKEDIVLLFRKFALDFADKYRMPPVKLTEDAQQILSNYYWRGNIRQLKNIAEQISVIEQNRELTGSVLRTYLPDNEMETLPSVFGGIHQDEQRSFNNEREILYQVLFDMRKDMNDLKQLVHDIIIKGGNIDVATAAKIEEMQLARTQFVKQTETTIVTPQHQPSAFMKANGKHDHIEDTEEYVEETLSLEEVEKDMIRKALERHKGKRKFAAQELGISERTLYRKINEYGLE, from the coding sequence ATGCAACCATCAGAATTACAATCGGTAAAACAACGGTTCGGGATGATCGGAAATTCTCCTCTTCTGAATCGCGCCATCGATATAGCCGTGCAGGTATCTGCAACAGATCTTTCTGTGCTGATTACCGGTGAAAGCGGCGTGGGCAAAGAGACATTCCCTCAAATCATACACCAGTTCAGTCACCGTAAGCATGGCCCGTACATTGCGGTCAACTGCGGAGCTATTCCTGAAGGCACGATTGATTCTGAATTGTTTGGCCACGAAAAAGGATCGTTCACGGGTGCTTTGGGTGAAAGAAAAGGTTATTTTGAAGTAGCTGACGGAGGAACTATTTTCCTCGATGAAGTCGGTGAATTGCCACACTCCACCCAGGTCAGGCTGTTACGCGTACTGGAAGCCGGCGAATTTATCAAAGTCGGTTCATCTAAAGTTCAGAAAACCAATGTACGAGTTGTGGCCGCGACCAATCTGAACATGATTGAAGCGACTCGGCAAGGCAAGTTCCGGGAAGACTTATATTATCGTTTGAATACGGTACCCATTTTCATTCCGCCGTTACGCGAAAGAAAAGAAGATATTGTATTGTTGTTCAGAAAATTCGCTCTTGACTTTGCAGACAAATACAGAATGCCTCCGGTAAAATTAACTGAAGATGCCCAGCAGATACTGAGCAACTACTACTGGAGAGGCAACATTCGTCAGTTGAAAAACATAGCCGAACAAATTTCCGTCATTGAGCAAAACAGAGAATTAACAGGATCTGTTCTCCGCACCTATCTTCCGGACAACGAAATGGAGACTTTGCCATCTGTTTTTGGAGGAATCCACCAAGACGAACAACGTTCATTTAACAACGAACGCGAAATTCTCTATCAGGTGCTTTTCGACATGCGCAAAGACATGAATGACCTGAAACAGCTTGTACATGACATCATCATTAAAGGCGGAAACATTGATGTCGCCACTGCGGCTAAAATTGAAGAAATGCAGCTTGCAAGGACTCAATTTGTAAAGCAAACAGAAACAACGATAGTGACACCGCAACATCAGCCGTCTGCTTTTATGAAAGCAAATGGCAAGCACGATCACATTGAAGATACGGAAGAATACGTCGAGGAAACCTTATCTCTGGAAGAGGTCGAAAAGGACATGATTCGGAAAGCTCTGGAGCGTCATAAGGGCAAACGCAAATTTGCGGCGCAGGAATTAGGAATTTCAGAACGCACACTTTATAGAAAAATCAACGAATACGGATTGGAATAA
- a CDS encoding TIGR00730 family Rossman fold protein: MIKKVCVYCSSSSKLNPVYYKAAERMGELFAEADMHLVFGGGKSGLMGTIADSLLQQGGKATGIIPGFMCDEGWQHKGLTDLKVVDTMHQRKAMMAEMADAAVALPGGIGTFDELFEIITWKQLGLFAKPVVILNTNNYFHHFIELLHVAASENFLRDEHRQIWKVVNTPEEVIPAIKNAVEWPDDARSFAAV, from the coding sequence ATGATTAAGAAAGTTTGTGTATATTGCTCTTCGAGTAGTAAACTGAACCCGGTTTACTACAAGGCTGCCGAACGAATGGGCGAACTCTTTGCCGAAGCCGACATGCATCTGGTTTTTGGTGGAGGAAAAAGCGGATTAATGGGTACAATCGCCGACAGCCTGCTGCAACAGGGAGGCAAAGCCACTGGCATTATTCCCGGATTTATGTGCGATGAAGGCTGGCAACATAAGGGTCTGACCGACTTAAAAGTGGTTGACACAATGCATCAACGCAAAGCCATGATGGCCGAAATGGCGGATGCCGCAGTAGCCCTCCCCGGAGGAATCGGCACTTTCGATGAGCTTTTTGAAATCATTACGTGGAAACAGCTGGGCTTATTTGCAAAACCAGTCGTGATACTCAACACCAACAACTATTTCCACCATTTCATTGAACTCCTTCATGTTGCAGCATCGGAAAATTTTCTGCGCGACGAGCATCGACAAATCTGGAAGGTAGTAAATACCCCCGAAGAAGTGATTCCTGCAATTAAAAATGCAGTTGAATGGCCGGACGATGCCAGAAGTTTCGCCGCAGTCTGA